The Anaerobacillus sp. CMMVII region GCACAAACGGGCTATGAAGCAATCGAGAAAATAATAGATGGAAAATATGATTTAATTTTATTGGATATTATGATGCCTACAATCGATGGTTTTGAAGTCTTAAAAAACGTTCGAGAAATGATTGATAAAGATGTTCCAATTATCCTTTTAACAGCGTTAGGGGACACTGAACGAATTGTTAATGGTCTTCAGTTAGGAGCGGATGATTATATTGTGAAGCCATTTGAACCTAGAGAGCTTCAAGCAAGAATTCAGTCGATCATGAGAAGGGCCCAAAAGAGTACTGTTACTGAAGACACTACATTTAGCTTACATCAACTCAAATTTGAAGAAGATAAGTTAAGAGTTTCTTATCTTGACCAAACCTTACCACTAACAAAGAAAGAATATAAAGTGTTGCTACGCTTAGCGAAAAATCCTGGGAGAGTCTATTCAAGAGAGCAACTTGTTCAACTTGAGTGGGATGACTTCTATGAAGGCGATGCAAGAACCATCGATACACATATCAAAAATGTCCGGGAAAAACTAAAGGCAGTCGGTTTTACAAAGCATATCGTGGAAACTGTATGGGGTGTTGGCTAT contains the following coding sequences:
- a CDS encoding response regulator transcription factor, translated to MAHKVLIVDDEKEMRMLLNVCLKPYGYLIDEAQTGYEAIEKIIDGKYDLILLDIMMPTIDGFEVLKNVREMIDKDVPIILLTALGDTERIVNGLQLGADDYIVKPFEPRELQARIQSIMRRAQKSTVTEDTTFSLHQLKFEEDKLRVSYLDQTLPLTKKEYKVLLRLAKNPGRVYSREQLVQLEWDDFYEGDARTIDTHIKNVREKLKAVGFTKHIVETVWGVGYQMLEDFPHEG